The following proteins are encoded in a genomic region of Macrobrachium nipponense isolate FS-2020 chromosome 44, ASM1510439v2, whole genome shotgun sequence:
- the LOC135204343 gene encoding arrestin homolog, with translation MVVKFQVFKKSSPNSKVTIYLTKREYVDHSSHVDKVEGVVLFDPNFVQDRNVYVQMGLIFRFGREDEESMGYNFVKTLYLDTTQLYPPLKEVKTSEIQRNLINRLGNFAFAFNLEFPKLASPSYTMMRGYEDEGPLINMEYEVMGFVGVNEQDMDKWSVANLTVRRLMECPARFFDRPAPDGSITKTFLTCSGTVTIQASLNSSVYFPDEEINVKVCLKNHASREVKRLKVKVVQLSEVPMFSTNQVRDKTLMKADDLIGLAPGACTNREFVMVARVPARTATGKIFLQGKLRKDAEDQLAPSTVTHPTVSKDDIFGIYVQYAVRVKAALGPLFGDAVLDIPFTLAARPE, from the exons ATGGTGGTCAAATTCCAAGTTTTTAAGAAAAGCTCCCCTAATAGCAAG GTAACGATTTACCTGACGAAAAGAGAGTACGTCGACCACTCAAGTCATGTGGATAAAGTTG AGGGAGTCGTCCTCTTCGACCCCAACTTTGTACAGGACAGGAACGTGTACGTCCAAATGGGCCTCATCTTCCGTTTCGGCAGGGAAGACGAGGAGTCCATGGGATACAATTTCGTGAAGACCCTCTACCTCGACACTACCCAGTTGTACCCACCCTTGAAGGAAGTCAAGACTTCTGAGATTCAG AGGAATCTTATCAACCGTCTGGGGAACTTCGCCTTCGCCTTCAACCTTGAGTTCCCTAAACTGGCCAGTCCTTCTTACACCATGATGAGGGGCTATGAGGATGAGGGCCCTCTCATCAACATGGAATATGAGGTCATGGGATTCGTCGGAGTTAACGAACAAGACATGGACAAGTG GAGCGTTGCCAATCTGACCGTCCGACGCCTGATGGAATGCCCCGCGCGATTCTTCGACAGACCCGCGCCCGACGGCAGCATCACCAAGACCTTCCTGACCTGTTCTGGCACAGTGACCATCCAGGCGTCTCTCAACAGCTCGGTCTACTTTCCTGACGAAGAAATCAACGTCAAAGTCTGCCTCAAGAACCACGCCTCCAGGGAAGTTAAGCGACTTAag GTGAAGGTCGTTCAGCTGAGCGAGGTCCCCATGTTCAGTACGAACCAGGTCAGGGACAAGACGCTCATGAAGGCCGATGACCTCATCGGCTTAGCGCCGGGTGCCTGCACCAATCGCGAGTTCGTTATGGTGGCACGAGTGCCAGCGAGGAC AGCCACAGGTAAAATTTTCCTGCAAGGAAAACTGAGGAAGGACGCTGAGGACCAGCTGGCTCCGTCTACCGTCACTCACCCCACCGTTAGCAAGGACGACATCTTCGGAATCTACGTCCAGTACGCCGTCAGGGTAAAAGCCGCCCTCGGGCCGCTCTTCGGAGACGCAGTTTTGGACATTCCATTCACTCTCGCCGCAAGGCCTGAG TAA